The following proteins are co-located in the Paenibacillus sp. FSL H8-0079 genome:
- a CDS encoding SDR family NAD(P)-dependent oxidoreductase, with amino-acid sequence MNIQNQLRTALITGSTSGIGLELTRRLLTEGWQVIGLNRSAFPTDDTEIQNALRSGQLRWVQANLTNYDSLRMALNQIKSDTNSIDVLFNNAGGSAAELRFSDQGHEMHFELQTVVPYIIYMEVVELLLKGQMKTVVNTSTTAFNMVKQFDLNILERPAEFKKLFGPYATSKLGLSLWTREVAKSAKADGIQMLSVDPGGNNTLRGNKKSGLPFYIKPVMKWFFPHPSHGASLLYNAAVSSTGHESGAFLVKNKAKALRFTEQGPAVLHRVNEIYEQRFHTMQSGKTTTTPS; translated from the coding sequence ATGAATATACAAAATCAACTTCGCACCGCTCTCATCACAGGTTCAACGTCAGGAATTGGTCTCGAACTGACCCGCAGATTACTAACTGAAGGATGGCAGGTGATCGGTCTCAACCGTTCCGCTTTCCCTACCGACGATACTGAAATTCAGAACGCATTACGTTCGGGTCAACTCCGTTGGGTTCAGGCTAACCTGACCAACTACGACAGTCTGAGAATGGCACTGAATCAGATTAAATCCGATACCAATTCAATTGATGTTTTGTTTAACAACGCCGGAGGCAGCGCTGCCGAACTCCGTTTCTCTGACCAGGGACATGAAATGCACTTTGAACTTCAGACGGTTGTCCCATACATCATCTACATGGAAGTAGTTGAACTGTTGCTCAAAGGACAGATGAAAACAGTCGTTAATACTTCCACCACCGCGTTTAATATGGTCAAACAATTTGATCTAAACATCCTGGAACGTCCAGCTGAATTCAAAAAACTGTTTGGTCCCTATGCCACTTCGAAGCTCGGCCTATCTCTATGGACACGCGAGGTTGCCAAGTCTGCCAAAGCGGATGGCATACAAATGCTAAGCGTAGATCCCGGTGGAAATAACACGCTACGGGGCAACAAAAAATCCGGGTTACCCTTCTACATCAAACCCGTCATGAAATGGTTCTTTCCTCATCCAAGTCATGGTGCTTCATTGCTCTACAATGCTGCCGTATCCTCAACCGGACACGAATCCGGTGCGTTTCTAGTTAAAAATAAAGCGAAAGCACTTCGTTTCACAGAGCAAGGTCCTGCCGTTCTACATCGAGTAAATGAGATCTATGAGCAGCGTTTTCATACAATGCAGTCTGGAAAGACCACAACCACTCCATCTTAA
- a CDS encoding MerR family transcriptional regulator, with the protein MSQNEVFSIKETSDQAGLSEDTIRYYEKIGLLPRAERKANRHRVYRPGDIHTMKLITCLKKTGMSLEEMKPYLQMSMESDLADFPEEREMLVNHRKKVEAQIASLQQVVDFIDEKLDKRSMYPDECPITGENQISVFEKQILFS; encoded by the coding sequence ATGAGCCAGAATGAAGTGTTCTCCATTAAAGAAACGTCGGACCAGGCCGGATTATCGGAAGATACGATTCGTTATTATGAGAAAATCGGACTGCTTCCCCGAGCTGAACGCAAGGCCAATCGCCATCGGGTATACCGCCCGGGGGATATTCATACGATGAAGTTGATCACTTGCCTGAAAAAAACTGGCATGTCTCTGGAGGAAATGAAGCCATATCTACAGATGTCCATGGAATCGGATCTCGCAGATTTCCCGGAGGAGCGGGAGATGCTGGTGAACCATCGAAAGAAAGTTGAAGCACAGATTGCTTCGCTACAGCAGGTGGTTGATTTTATCGACGAGAAGTTGGATAAACGAAGTATGTATCCTGATGAATGCCCTATTACCGGGGAGAACCAGATATCTGTTTTTGAAAAACAGATCCTATTCTCTTGA
- a CDS encoding AraC family transcriptional regulator, translated as MLIKTNETDTVITEQQQQLAQLIEHFAPNDGIHPTAIPALALIRASEISQPIYSVHQPALCIVAQGSKLVVLGLESYTYDLSQYLVASVNLPISGQVVKATTGHPYLCMRLDFDSGQIFDLIQDTPSAQPKPDHSTRRGLFVSSTKPSLLEAVIRLVRLLDTPEDIPVLAPMFIREILYRIIHDEHGHSIKQFAIQDSHAQHIAEVIEVIQSDYAKPLRIEQLAAMINMSSSSLHHHFKAITAMSPLQFQKQIRLHEARRMLLAGSTDAADAAFQVGYESPSQFSREYARMYGLPPKSDIKRLRLTLDIKN; from the coding sequence ATGCTCATTAAAACAAATGAAACAGATACGGTCATCACAGAGCAGCAGCAACAATTGGCCCAACTTATCGAGCACTTCGCCCCAAATGACGGGATACACCCAACAGCAATTCCTGCGCTTGCCTTAATCCGTGCCTCCGAGATCTCACAACCCATATATTCCGTTCATCAGCCTGCCCTCTGCATTGTCGCCCAAGGTTCCAAATTAGTTGTACTCGGCCTCGAGAGCTACACCTACGACCTGTCGCAATATTTGGTAGCTTCCGTAAACTTGCCTATTTCAGGGCAGGTTGTAAAAGCTACAACCGGACATCCCTATCTATGTATGCGACTGGATTTTGATTCAGGGCAGATTTTCGATCTGATTCAGGATACGCCTTCTGCACAACCCAAACCTGATCATTCAACACGAAGAGGACTGTTTGTTAGCTCAACCAAACCTTCCCTTCTTGAAGCCGTGATCCGATTGGTTCGGCTGCTGGATACACCTGAAGACATTCCCGTCCTTGCCCCTATGTTTATCCGCGAAATTCTATATCGTATTATTCATGATGAACACGGACATTCCATCAAGCAGTTTGCTATTCAGGACAGTCATGCACAGCACATCGCCGAGGTGATCGAAGTCATCCAATCCGATTACGCTAAGCCACTTCGGATTGAGCAACTTGCTGCCATGATCAACATGAGTTCTTCCTCATTACATCATCATTTCAAAGCCATTACCGCCATGAGCCCTTTGCAATTCCAGAAACAGATTCGATTGCATGAAGCCCGGCGAATGCTGCTCGCAGGTTCAACTGATGCCGCCGATGCTGCGTTCCAGGTTGGCTATGAAAGTCCGTCTCAATTCAGCCGGGAGTATGCACGCATGTATGGTCTCCCTCCCAAAAGCGATATCAAACGACTTCGTCTTACACTCGATATTAAAAACTAG
- a CDS encoding SDR family oxidoreductase: protein MSNVKGKVVVITGASSGIGESTARLLAQHGAHVVIGARRMERLEALASSIRLEGGSIEYHSLDVTRLEEMQTIVDLAQTRYGHIDVILNNAGVMPLSPLESLKVDEWNRMIDVNIRGVLHGIAAGLPVMKKQGFGQFINIASIGAYAVSPTAAVYCATKYAVRAISEGLRQEVGGDIRVTLVSPGVTESELADTISDEEARDLMKEYRRISIPASAIAQSILFAISQPAEVDVNEIVVRPTASMA, encoded by the coding sequence ATGTCCAATGTAAAAGGGAAAGTTGTTGTCATTACCGGCGCGAGTAGCGGAATTGGTGAGTCAACAGCTCGATTGCTTGCACAGCATGGAGCACATGTAGTTATTGGAGCTAGACGTATGGAACGTCTGGAGGCATTGGCCTCCTCCATTCGTTTGGAAGGAGGATCGATAGAGTATCATTCACTGGATGTTACCAGATTGGAAGAGATGCAAACGATCGTTGACCTCGCTCAAACTCGCTATGGACATATCGATGTTATTTTAAATAACGCTGGAGTTATGCCGCTATCTCCCCTTGAATCGTTAAAAGTAGATGAGTGGAATCGCATGATAGATGTTAACATTCGTGGTGTTCTGCATGGCATTGCGGCTGGACTACCCGTCATGAAAAAGCAGGGTTTCGGCCAGTTTATTAATATCGCCTCTATTGGAGCCTATGCTGTTTCACCAACGGCAGCGGTGTATTGTGCAACCAAATACGCGGTCCGCGCCATCTCGGAAGGGTTGCGACAGGAAGTAGGCGGAGATATCCGTGTAACCCTTGTATCACCGGGCGTGACGGAATCGGAACTCGCGGATACGATTTCTGATGAAGAAGCACGTGATCTCATGAAAGAGTATCGGCGCATATCCATTCCCGCCTCGGCGATTGCGCAAAGTATCTTGTTCGCCATTAGCCAGCCGGCAGAGGTGGACGTAAATGAGATTGTAGTGAGACCGACAGCAAGCATGGCTTAA
- a CDS encoding LysR family transcriptional regulator gives MTLQQLKYVIEVATRGSMNEAAKRLFISQPSLSNAIRDLEQELRITIFERTNKGISLSKEGVEFLSYARQVVEQAELLENRYLNAKPSPQHFSVSTQHYAFAVNAFVRLVQQYGQDEYELALRETKTYEIIQDVKSLRSEIGILYLNEFNAKVINKLLKDAGLVFTSLFTAKPHIFISVKNPLAKQESVAIEQLQDYPYLSFDQGEYNSFHFSEEILSTLSHPKSIQVNDRATLFNLLIGLNGYTISTGVLSADLNGDEIIPVPLECEESINVGWISHKSTSLSNLGVAYVQALHEAIGS, from the coding sequence TTGACCCTACAACAATTAAAATATGTAATTGAAGTTGCCACACGTGGCTCGATGAATGAAGCAGCCAAAAGGTTGTTTATCTCGCAACCCAGCCTTTCGAATGCGATTCGGGATCTGGAGCAGGAGTTGCGAATTACTATTTTTGAACGTACCAATAAGGGAATATCTCTGTCTAAAGAAGGCGTTGAGTTTCTGAGTTATGCACGTCAGGTGGTAGAACAAGCTGAATTGCTGGAGAATCGTTATCTGAACGCCAAGCCATCCCCGCAACACTTCTCCGTATCGACGCAGCACTATGCATTTGCGGTGAATGCCTTTGTTCGTCTGGTACAGCAGTATGGTCAGGATGAATACGAGTTGGCGCTTCGGGAGACAAAGACCTACGAGATTATTCAGGACGTGAAAAGCCTGCGTAGTGAAATTGGCATCCTGTATTTGAATGAGTTCAATGCCAAGGTGATTAACAAATTGTTAAAAGATGCGGGATTGGTCTTCACAAGCCTGTTCACAGCCAAGCCCCATATCTTTATCAGTGTGAAGAACCCGCTGGCGAAGCAAGAGTCGGTTGCAATCGAGCAACTGCAGGATTATCCGTACTTGTCATTTGATCAGGGAGAGTACAATTCCTTTCACTTTTCCGAAGAGATCCTAAGTACGTTATCTCACCCCAAAAGCATACAGGTCAATGACCGCGCAACATTGTTTAACCTGTTGATTGGTCTGAATGGTTATACGATCTCTACCGGTGTACTTAGCGCTGATCTGAACGGAGACGAGATAATTCCTGTACCGCTGGAATGTGAGGAATCCATTAATGTAGGGTGGATAAGCCACAAGAGTACTTCTCTCTCTAATCTGGGTGTAGCATATGTCCAGGCTCTGCATGAGGCCATAGGGTCTTAG
- a CDS encoding fused MFS/spermidine synthase, with protein sequence MRVLYRNKSEQHELTVYDTKRLYGEKGRFRVLEFSNAAVQGAMDLDEPARMVLEYPRAMVHLMERNDPEFDTVFVVGHGIGTLPTYLSDRQVKVAELDAEVAELSETFFGYEGSPVLIGDGRELLGQEPAGTYDYIIIDAFTATGTPEQFISSDFFAMVKDKLDSDGAVILNVFGRAGNDRLVNAIYTTLQAQFAYTRAFALPTETADEVQNRILMGSHHPIEFQVRQMAGFVEQEPEEGYIIVD encoded by the coding sequence GTGAGAGTTCTGTATCGGAATAAAAGTGAACAGCATGAGCTGACGGTATATGATACCAAAAGGCTTTATGGAGAGAAGGGACGGTTTCGTGTATTAGAATTCTCCAACGCAGCTGTGCAGGGCGCAATGGATCTGGATGAGCCTGCCCGTATGGTGCTGGAGTATCCCAGAGCGATGGTGCATCTAATGGAGCGGAATGATCCTGAATTTGATACCGTATTTGTGGTGGGACATGGTATTGGCACATTGCCAACCTACTTGTCTGATCGTCAGGTCAAGGTGGCTGAGCTTGACGCAGAAGTCGCAGAGTTGAGCGAAACCTTTTTTGGATATGAGGGAAGCCCTGTGCTCATTGGAGATGGTCGTGAATTATTAGGTCAGGAACCCGCTGGGACATATGATTATATTATTATCGATGCCTTTACGGCAACGGGTACACCCGAGCAGTTTATATCCAGTGATTTTTTTGCCATGGTCAAGGACAAGCTGGACTCGGATGGAGCTGTGATCCTTAACGTGTTCGGGCGTGCGGGCAATGATCGGCTTGTCAATGCGATCTATACGACACTTCAGGCACAGTTTGCCTATACACGTGCATTTGCATTACCTACAGAAACAGCGGATGAAGTTCAAAATCGCATTTTAATGGGTAGTCATCACCCGATCGAATTTCAGGTTCGTCAGATGGCAGGGTTTGTTGAACAAGAGCCAGAAGAAGGATATATCATTGTCGATTAG
- a CDS encoding sensor domain-containing diguanylate cyclase encodes MIAENRTSRLRRKIKNIKKISLTALLGGLVTISVLMTLTIMVISSYTSQKQSLIDNTLSLNYASAVQMSQTLDSLFYSMQDSLKYAAKYFPEMDYSDTEQLNSTLDLIRNSSNFFNSVALVDETGVVRSISPYSQASVGQHVSSDAAKAAIKSRASYISEAYQTPRTKRRIVFVSEPIFDSAGAYQGTIGGNIFLQEDNILSLSFGSQLKTSNGSYFFIVDQKGTLLFHPNTNRIGENVSKNEVVQKLLQDETGKEQYKNLAGVDSLAGYYKVPSTDWGVVIVSPTQTVYDQLNHHIRMLLLYTSVPFLILTLIVVRVARKLASPFVMLADLVNQVDKGQVELPVMKPHWNREADLLTRTVVGAMANFRKQTNQLAYDARTDVLTGMNNRRTFEEVIQDWIQNEVPFSIIVLDIDRFKSINDTFGHHAGDEVLKHIANIIQLSVRPEDVCARFGGEEFVVLLRNSESNVAFEIAERIRITVEESNLPIDRSVTISAGIAEYPKHSTTATELFHLADNALYQAKEEGRNRTVTIQTVIK; translated from the coding sequence ATGATCGCAGAGAACAGAACATCCAGATTACGAAGAAAAATCAAAAATATCAAGAAGATCAGTCTTACGGCTTTGCTCGGCGGGTTGGTCACCATTTCAGTTTTAATGACGTTGACCATCATGGTTATCTCATCTTATACATCTCAGAAACAGTCACTCATTGATAACACCCTGTCGCTAAATTATGCGAGCGCAGTGCAGATGAGCCAAACGCTGGATTCGCTTTTTTATTCCATGCAGGACAGCTTGAAATATGCAGCCAAGTATTTCCCGGAGATGGACTACTCTGATACGGAGCAGTTGAATTCCACCTTAGATTTGATCCGGAATAGCAGCAATTTTTTTAATTCTGTCGCTCTGGTGGATGAAACGGGAGTAGTCAGGTCCATATCCCCCTATTCACAGGCCAGCGTAGGTCAGCATGTTAGTTCTGATGCAGCAAAAGCAGCGATTAAATCCAGGGCTTCGTATATCTCCGAAGCGTATCAGACGCCAAGAACGAAGCGCCGAATTGTATTTGTCAGTGAACCGATCTTTGATTCGGCAGGAGCGTACCAAGGGACGATCGGTGGAAATATTTTTTTGCAGGAAGATAATATCTTGAGTCTCTCCTTTGGGAGTCAGCTCAAGACAAGCAATGGTTCCTACTTTTTTATTGTAGATCAGAAGGGCACCTTGTTATTTCATCCGAACACGAATCGAATTGGTGAAAATGTAAGTAAAAATGAAGTAGTGCAGAAGCTGCTACAAGACGAGACGGGGAAAGAACAATACAAAAATCTGGCAGGTGTGGATTCACTTGCGGGTTATTACAAAGTCCCCTCAACAGACTGGGGCGTCGTGATCGTGTCTCCGACCCAAACGGTGTATGATCAGTTGAATCATCATATCCGTATGTTGTTGCTGTACACTTCAGTGCCTTTCCTGATTCTGACCCTTATTGTGGTGCGGGTTGCACGCAAGCTGGCCAGTCCTTTTGTTATGCTGGCTGATTTGGTGAATCAGGTTGATAAAGGACAAGTGGAGCTGCCTGTGATGAAGCCTCACTGGAACAGAGAGGCGGATCTTCTCACCCGAACAGTGGTTGGCGCGATGGCGAACTTTAGGAAACAGACGAACCAGCTAGCCTATGACGCCAGAACAGATGTCTTAACAGGCATGAACAATCGTAGAACCTTCGAAGAGGTTATCCAAGATTGGATTCAGAACGAAGTTCCATTCTCCATTATTGTTTTGGATATTGACCGCTTCAAATCCATTAATGATACATTCGGGCATCATGCAGGGGATGAAGTGCTGAAACACATTGCCAATATCATTCAATTGTCTGTTCGACCAGAAGATGTCTGCGCTCGGTTTGGTGGAGAGGAATTTGTAGTCTTGTTAAGGAATTCCGAGTCCAACGTGGCTTTTGAGATTGCTGAACGTATCCGTATAACGGTTGAGGAAAGTAATTTGCCTATAGATCGTTCCGTCACTATCTCGGCTGGGATTGCTGAATATCCGAAGCACTCCACAACAGCGACAGAATTGTTTCACTTGGCAGATAATGCACTGTATCAAGCGAAGGAAGAGGGGCGTAATCGTACGGTTACGATCCAGACGGTTATCAAATAA
- a CDS encoding DoxX family protein: MLDTGLLIIRLVIGIIMVGHACKKLFGWFGGEGVSGTAEFFEAVGLKPARSMAVCAGLAELIGGFLFGAGLWIIIGAVLLMITMIIAIVKVHADKGLWNLNGGFEYNLVMLGSLLGVALAGAGAYSLDALLLL, from the coding sequence ATGTTGGACACAGGCCTACTCATCATTCGTCTCGTAATTGGTATCATTATGGTCGGACATGCATGCAAGAAACTGTTTGGCTGGTTTGGTGGCGAGGGTGTATCAGGGACAGCTGAATTCTTCGAGGCAGTGGGTCTGAAACCTGCTAGGAGCATGGCCGTGTGTGCCGGACTTGCTGAATTGATCGGTGGATTCCTGTTTGGAGCCGGTCTATGGATAATCATTGGTGCCGTTCTGCTCATGATTACGATGATCATAGCGATCGTCAAAGTGCACGCAGACAAAGGACTATGGAATCTGAATGGAGGATTCGAATATAACCTTGTGATGCTTGGATCGTTACTTGGTGTTGCTCTTGCTGGTGCCGGGGCTTATTCCCTCGACGCCCTGCTATTGCTATAA
- a CDS encoding Gfo/Idh/MocA family oxidoreductase, with protein MKTTHLCFIGAGFHASTNIYPSVVEAGAQIQAIATRSTERSEAALLRFGSNGKAYDNAQLMLQQETCDGVVVVAQPVDQTTLVLECIRAGKNVYVDKPLGWNAAEAATVAEAAEKAGVIVMVGFMKRYAPVYMKLKELIDAGSLGKVRSFQMKFAVDSTPFCKDEEQFMKLAAIHMVDLMRFLFGEAVRVTGTTVKDREHINQSISILFENNVVGSAYFTGMSAWSRESESVLVTFDNGFASADEINTLTVHQSRNSDSLPWKSLEEQDTVFTPSGSPMSGAYRDLYLRGFVGEMAHFIECCQNQSVPHSSAKDNIGTMALCDSILSSLK; from the coding sequence TTGAAAACAACCCATCTGTGCTTTATCGGTGCAGGGTTTCATGCATCCACGAATATATATCCTTCTGTTGTTGAAGCCGGAGCGCAGATTCAGGCCATTGCCACTCGCAGCACCGAACGTTCTGAAGCAGCTCTGCTGCGTTTTGGCAGCAACGGAAAAGCGTATGACAATGCTCAGCTTATGTTACAGCAGGAAACTTGTGACGGAGTCGTTGTGGTTGCACAGCCTGTAGATCAGACCACCCTTGTCCTTGAATGTATTCGGGCTGGCAAGAATGTATACGTGGATAAGCCGCTCGGATGGAACGCAGCGGAAGCCGCCACTGTAGCAGAAGCTGCCGAAAAGGCTGGTGTCATAGTCATGGTCGGATTTATGAAACGTTATGCTCCGGTATATATGAAGCTCAAGGAACTCATTGATGCCGGTTCGCTAGGTAAGGTACGTTCATTCCAGATGAAGTTCGCTGTTGACAGTACTCCATTTTGCAAGGATGAGGAACAATTCATGAAGCTCGCTGCCATTCATATGGTCGATCTGATGCGTTTCTTGTTCGGAGAAGCCGTGCGGGTTACAGGCACAACCGTGAAGGACCGGGAACATATTAACCAGAGTATTTCAATTTTATTCGAAAATAACGTCGTGGGCAGTGCGTACTTTACCGGCATGAGTGCATGGTCAAGAGAGAGCGAAAGTGTGCTCGTCACCTTTGATAACGGATTTGCGTCAGCTGATGAGATCAACACACTTACTGTTCATCAATCCCGCAACTCGGACAGCCTTCCCTGGAAATCTCTTGAAGAGCAAGATACTGTCTTTACCCCTTCTGGCTCTCCCATGTCTGGAGCTTATCGAGACCTTTATCTGCGTGGGTTCGTTGGTGAAATGGCTCATTTCATCGAATGTTGCCAGAATCAGTCTGTCCCACATTCCAGCGCCAAGGATAATATTGGAACGATGGCGCTATGCGACTCTATTCTGTCGTCACTGAAGTGA
- a CDS encoding sn-glycerol-1-phosphate dehydrogenase produces MIMNERIAAWNEEAQECTCGHQHRVVDMLIHLEAGAIQRLPGYLSEREYGRVTVVYDRHTLRAAGSDVLSSIQEAGIHVDEIVLPENRTGDIVADEAAIVQVMLGVNLESQAVIAVGSGTIHDLVRFVCSKMNKPFLSIPTAASVDGFTSAGAPLIVSGIKQTFQAVPPEAIFADMNILEQAPQVMTAAGFGDMLGKYTSLADWIVSRDLGGEPFCPVAYRMTEEALNSCIDHVQAIAEGRAEGVAVLMDALIVSGISMLIIDHSRPASGGEHHLSHILEMDLMQAGDRPVLHGAKVGVACALLTIKYKELAQTSGEPVFGIYDHLPEPSQLIEWLEQVGGPVTPEQLGVTPEMVEHAFTTAHTLRPRYTGLKYINEVLNTR; encoded by the coding sequence ATGATTATGAACGAACGAATTGCAGCGTGGAATGAGGAAGCACAGGAGTGCACTTGCGGCCATCAACACCGAGTGGTGGATATGCTGATTCATCTGGAAGCTGGGGCCATTCAGAGGTTACCAGGTTATTTGTCTGAGCGAGAATACGGTCGGGTGACGGTTGTTTATGATCGACATACATTACGGGCCGCTGGATCTGATGTCCTGAGCAGTATACAGGAAGCGGGAATTCATGTGGATGAGATCGTTCTGCCGGAGAATCGTACGGGTGATATCGTTGCGGATGAAGCGGCTATTGTACAGGTCATGTTGGGTGTGAATCTGGAAAGTCAGGCTGTGATCGCCGTGGGTTCAGGTACCATCCATGATCTGGTGCGATTTGTATGTTCAAAAATGAACAAGCCTTTTCTGTCCATACCGACAGCGGCTTCAGTGGATGGGTTTACCTCTGCAGGTGCACCCTTAATTGTAAGCGGAATCAAACAGACATTTCAGGCTGTTCCGCCTGAGGCCATCTTTGCCGATATGAATATCCTGGAGCAAGCTCCCCAAGTGATGACGGCTGCCGGATTCGGAGATATGCTTGGCAAATATACATCCCTTGCAGACTGGATTGTTTCTCGTGATCTGGGCGGGGAACCGTTCTGTCCAGTCGCTTATCGGATGACAGAAGAAGCACTGAACAGCTGTATAGACCATGTTCAAGCGATTGCTGAAGGACGAGCTGAGGGAGTAGCTGTATTAATGGATGCGCTGATCGTTTCGGGCATCTCCATGCTGATCATTGACCATTCTCGTCCAGCATCTGGAGGTGAGCACCACCTGTCTCATATCTTGGAGATGGATCTGATGCAAGCGGGTGACAGACCGGTTCTGCATGGTGCCAAAGTTGGCGTAGCTTGTGCATTACTTACTATAAAATATAAAGAACTTGCACAGACATCGGGCGAACCCGTGTTTGGGATATATGACCATTTGCCGGAGCCTTCTCAGCTTATCGAATGGTTGGAACAAGTAGGCGGACCTGTGACTCCTGAACAACTCGGTGTAACCCCAGAGATGGTGGAGCATGCGTTCACAACAGCGCATACGCTTCGTCCTCGATATACCGGATTGAAATATATTAATGAAGTGTTGAACACAAGGTAA
- a CDS encoding helix-turn-helix transcriptional regulator translates to MPNQPEQHSIQAWSLINRKYLGKGVRVKRFRKPTRCQIRNRVLLAVLMANDIKLSQLAEDLSISSRSVSAWVYEGRIPGSTNLDKTCQLLGYPRHILFNEEVVRNSPVICQPESSRFMKRTVTRSPVSNRILTGLCMVHDLSVTDVSHWIGVHPGTFRKWLHQGTLPSAAFQEQAEQFFRIPKTILFADVILKDRRNN, encoded by the coding sequence ATGCCTAATCAACCAGAACAACATTCCATCCAGGCGTGGTCTCTGATCAACCGTAAATACTTGGGAAAAGGTGTCCGTGTTAAACGATTCCGCAAACCGACACGCTGTCAAATCCGCAATCGTGTTCTTCTTGCCGTGCTGATGGCCAATGATATCAAGTTATCTCAGCTCGCTGAAGACCTCTCCATCTCTTCACGCAGTGTCAGTGCGTGGGTGTATGAAGGACGGATACCCGGCAGTACCAATTTGGACAAGACTTGCCAATTACTCGGCTACCCGCGTCATATTCTCTTCAATGAAGAAGTGGTCCGCAATAGCCCTGTCATATGTCAACCCGAGTCATCTCGCTTCATGAAGCGTACAGTGACCCGTTCTCCGGTTAGTAACCGTATTCTGACAGGCTTGTGTATGGTCCATGATTTGTCGGTGACAGATGTCAGCCACTGGATCGGGGTTCATCCCGGCACTTTCCGCAAATGGCTGCATCAGGGAACGCTGCCTTCTGCTGCGTTTCAGGAACAAGCGGAGCAATTTTTCCGCATCCCGAAAACTATTTTGTTCGCAGATGTCATCTTGAAAGATCGTCGCAACAACTAA
- a CDS encoding Dabb family protein — translation MIKHIVLFKMKDRSAESIEAAAQVLRNLDGKIDVLVSLEIGIDVLRSERSFDISLTAEFASLEDLQAYQVHPLHQEVIKYMNEVREQSIAVDYEI, via the coding sequence ATGATAAAACATATTGTCCTGTTCAAAATGAAAGATCGCTCAGCAGAAAGTATTGAAGCCGCTGCCCAGGTGCTTCGCAATCTGGATGGTAAAATTGATGTTCTGGTTTCACTTGAAATCGGGATTGATGTGCTTCGCTCGGAAAGATCATTCGACATTTCACTTACAGCGGAATTTGCATCACTGGAGGATCTTCAGGCGTACCAGGTGCACCCGCTCCATCAGGAAGTAATCAAGTATATGAATGAAGTCAGAGAACAGTCGATTGCAGTGGACTACGAAATCTAA
- a CDS encoding HepT-like ribonuclease domain-containing protein, with protein MYYVNREQIARRLAAVPEVAEGLRRAAQAWDGSLMLGMVQERCFHLAIEIVTDVGSYLIDGFIMRDASSYDDIIQINYEEKVFDNATYEVLRQLVTLRKPLVQDYYSWERSELHPLSVELPGILEHFTTQVSDYVEKELGPFNAAQPEGQRKE; from the coding sequence ATGTATTATGTGAACAGAGAACAGATTGCCCGCCGGCTTGCTGCTGTACCGGAAGTGGCCGAAGGGCTTCGCCGGGCAGCTCAGGCCTGGGATGGCAGTCTCATGCTGGGGATGGTACAGGAACGTTGTTTTCACCTGGCGATTGAAATTGTTACCGATGTGGGGAGTTATCTGATTGACGGCTTCATCATGAGAGATGCGAGCAGCTATGATGATATTATTCAGATTAATTATGAAGAAAAGGTTTTTGATAATGCGACCTATGAGGTATTGCGTCAGCTTGTCACGTTACGTAAGCCGCTGGTGCAGGATTATTACAGTTGGGAGCGGTCTGAGCTTCATCCGCTTAGCGTAGAGTTACCGGGTATACTTGAACATTTTACTACACAGGTTAGCGACTACGTGGAAAAAGAACTTGGTCCTTTCAATGCGGCACAGCCCGAGGGACAGCGTAAGGAATGA